From the Psychrobacillus sp. FSL K6-4046 genome, one window contains:
- a CDS encoding carbamoyl phosphate synthase small subunit → MKTRYLILEDGTVFKGNAFGSELGTIGEVIFTTAMTGYQESISDPSNCSQILTFTYPMVGNYGINPDDFEAIEIALSGVVVRELAENPSNFRNQSTLNEFLTLKNIPGIEGIDTRKLTRIIRKHGSLKGTLTAAGEEVNVEETVATLKSTDIPKNVVEQVSITRPYPSPGRGKRVVLVDFGMKHGILRELNKRDCDVIVVPFNTSAEEILAMRPDGVMLSNGPGDPTDIPESIEMVKGLIGNVPIFGVCLGHQLISLASGATSFKLKFGHRGGNHPVKDLTTGRTELTSQNHGYAIDADSISNTDLEITHLALNDGTIEGVRHKKYPVFCVQFHPEGSCGPEDSTHLFDQFIELMNKESKKETSHA, encoded by the coding sequence ATGAAAACAAGATATTTAATATTAGAAGACGGTACTGTTTTTAAAGGAAATGCATTTGGTAGTGAATTAGGGACTATTGGAGAAGTAATTTTTACAACTGCTATGACCGGTTACCAGGAGTCTATATCAGATCCATCCAACTGTAGTCAAATACTTACTTTTACGTATCCGATGGTAGGTAATTACGGTATTAATCCAGATGATTTTGAAGCAATAGAGATCGCCTTGTCTGGGGTTGTAGTTCGGGAGCTAGCAGAGAACCCATCTAACTTCCGTAACCAAAGTACATTGAATGAATTTTTAACTTTAAAAAATATTCCAGGAATTGAAGGAATAGATACTCGAAAGCTGACACGCATTATTCGTAAGCACGGTTCTCTAAAAGGAACGCTAACAGCTGCTGGAGAAGAAGTGAATGTGGAAGAAACCGTGGCAACGTTAAAATCTACTGATATTCCTAAAAACGTAGTGGAGCAGGTTTCTATTACGAGACCTTATCCAAGTCCAGGGCGAGGTAAACGAGTTGTATTAGTAGACTTCGGTATGAAGCATGGAATACTAAGAGAGTTAAATAAACGTGATTGTGACGTTATTGTAGTACCCTTTAATACATCTGCTGAAGAGATTTTAGCTATGCGCCCTGATGGAGTGATGCTTTCTAATGGCCCTGGGGATCCGACAGATATACCAGAGTCTATTGAAATGGTAAAAGGTCTAATCGGAAATGTTCCAATCTTCGGAGTTTGTCTAGGTCATCAGTTAATTTCACTAGCAAGTGGTGCAACGTCCTTCAAACTAAAATTTGGTCACCGAGGTGGAAATCATCCAGTAAAAGATTTAACTACTGGAAGAACAGAGCTAACTTCACAAAATCATGGCTATGCGATTGATGCAGATTCAATCTCTAACACGGATTTAGAAATTACTCATCTAGCATTAAATGATGGGACAATTGAAGGTGTAAGACATAAAAAATATCCCGTATTTTGTGTACAGTTTCATCCAGAAGGGTCATGCGGTCCAGAAGACTCAACCCACTTATTTGATCAATTTATTGAACTAATGAATAAAGAAAGCAAAAAGGAGACTTCACATGCCTAA